TTCACTTCGGATGTAGCTCACGGCCTCGCCGGCACGAATGCTGCCATGTCCGCGGGCGGCATCGTTGATTAAGAACTCCATTGGCTGGGGCACACCGGTCGGCGAGTGCTCATGTAACCACGCGATGATTTCGGAGGGTTGCCGTCCCTCATCGAGTCCTTTGCGTATCGACGACTCGTTGACCCGGTACACACTTGCAAGCCCAGGGGATTCGAGGATGGCAAAACGCTCCAGCTCGGACTGCAATTCCGGGGTAAGTGGCCCTGGAGCCAAGATCGTCATATCGGCTTGCGGGATGACGTAAGACACTTCTGCTGGGACCAAGGCAGAAGTGGCCTGGGCGAGGTTCTCGTCGTTAAGCAAAGCGACAAGGGCGGAGGATGCGGCGTGCTGTGCGAGCGCCCCGACCAGGTGGGCTTGGCTAACGATCGTGCTGACTTCCGCGGTGCGGATGCCCGAAGCGAGGATGGGGGCGGAGAAGCGGAGATCGGCCAGTACGTCGTCGAGAGTGAGTGGGGCTCCGGGTGTGCGGGCGAATTGGCGCAGGACAAGCGTGCGGGCGCGTCGAACGTCGGGGGAGTGCATTGATTCGGACAAGAGCCGGATGGTTTGACCGCGCTCATCGGTTCCATTGAGTTTGCCGACTTGCCAAGGGGACGCGACCCAGCCGGCAAACACGATCGCCCACTGCTCGGAGATGCGAGCGTCAACCCAGTTCGGGGCGTCCTTGGTCGGTGCGAGGCCATTGATGTCGACGTCGATTTCACCGCGTCCGATAAGTCCCGCAGACTCGCCCACAGTAATAAGGAAGGCCAGGTCTTCAACTTCCAGGTCGAGCTCCTTTGCCAGAGTGCTCAACGCTCGAACGCCGACCGATCCGTCTTTGTTCAATGCCACAGGCTCATGGCCCAGCCGCGTGATAATACGCCGCATGGTCCTTGTGGCGTCAAGGCCTTGTGCGGCTGCGGCCTCGTCGATAAGCGGGCTTGGAGCAGTGTGGTTAGAGAAACGTTGGGAGGGAGTGAGAGGAAAATCTTGGGGGGTTTCACCGCGTAGAGCATCGCGCACCGGGCGGGGGAGGCGCACAGTTGATGAGTTGACGCGCACCAGTAGCTCTTTCGCGATGAGCTGGGGGATCGGTCGCGAAGGGTCGGCATCAGGCCCGGCGTCATGGGTCGAGCCAACACCGCCGGAACTGGCTAAAGTGTCCAATACCGCGCGCTGTTGACGATCCAACCCTTCCACCAACTTCTGCACGGTGGCGGGGGCGTGGTCAAGCACTCGCCACCCTTGCGGCAACGCCCCCAATGCGCCTGGAGTCACCCGCACATCTTGATCCCCGAACAGTAGCGCTAGGCGACGGAGACGTTCAATAGCTGCAAGTGCAAGCTCGCTAGCGACAGGCAGCTTAGCGACGATCGCGTCAGTGGAAACCGGCTCAAGTTCGGCACCGAGATCGCCCGCGCTCTCCAGCACAGCGATTTCGAGGGACGTGAGGGTGCGCACGGCGCGAGACAGTGAACCCGGGAGCGTTAAACGCGTGGCCAAGGGGTTGATCCCTGGGGGTAATGGAAAGGTTGTATCTGGGCGCGCCCTAAGGAGCGCAGCGAGTTCCTCGTCACTCAATTTAGCCAGGGACGTGCGGAAATCGGGGAGCGAGTTGGCCGTGGTCATGATAGAGGCCATCATACGTGCACGGTTTAGTTACTTTTCTGAATGGTCTTTGGCACAATAGCGGTATGGCTAAGAACGTTGACAAGATTGCTGACCAGAACCCTGCGTGGCCTGTAGATACCCCAGGCAATGGTCACCCAGTAACTGAGATTTCCTCCAAGCTTCAGGGCGCGTCCAGCCCATTCGGCGATGAACTAATTCTTCCTCGCCCAGTGGAAGAGACCGGTTACGTCCACCCTTACACCCGCGTCAACCGCTAAGCGTATCCAGCGCGAATAACTTTCCCCAGCTAGCCACGGCCTGCTGGGGATTTGTCGTGCCCAAAACCGGTTCCGAAACACGGAAGGCATGAAAAAGCCGCTATAGGACGAGATCCTGTAGCGGCTTGTGGCTCTGTGGTCTTAGAGGCCGAGGGACTTCTGGAAGTCAGTAACTGGAGCCTGAACCTGTGCAGCCAGAGCGGATGCAATGTTCATT
The Corynebacterium breve genome window above contains:
- a CDS encoding helicase-associated domain-containing protein yields the protein MATRLTLPGSLSRAVRTLTSLEIAVLESAGDLGAELEPVSTDAIVAKLPVASELALAAIERLRRLALLFGDQDVRVTPGALGALPQGWRVLDHAPATVQKLVEGLDRQQRAVLDTLASSGGVGSTHDAGPDADPSRPIPQLIAKELLVRVNSSTVRLPRPVRDALRGETPQDFPLTPSQRFSNHTAPSPLIDEAAAAQGLDATRTMRRIITRLGHEPVALNKDGSVGVRALSTLAKELDLEVEDLAFLITVGESAGLIGRGEIDVDINGLAPTKDAPNWVDARISEQWAIVFAGWVASPWQVGKLNGTDERGQTIRLLSESMHSPDVRRARTLVLRQFARTPGAPLTLDDVLADLRFSAPILASGIRTAEVSTIVSQAHLVGALAQHAASSALVALLNDENLAQATSALVPAEVSYVIPQADMTILAPGPLTPELQSELERFAILESPGLASVYRVNESSIRKGLDEGRQPSEIIAWLHEHSPTGVPQPMEFLINDAARGHGSIRAGEAVSYIRSEDPALITQASTLLSQALTRIAPQVAVSQLPLTKLLALLRGVGLQPTAEDGSGASISMAPEPVLVTASPSVLLREPQVDDEHIARAVSAIRDAGGEEQSGEEPGADDHVSLLQAAARAGKQVAIGYVNRNGQGNQVTVTPLSVNAGQVDALNPKNGAVVRIALPRITKVIVL